Below is a genomic region from Capricornis sumatraensis isolate serow.1 chromosome 17, serow.2, whole genome shotgun sequence.
CCGAGAGCGGCAGCTGCAGAAGCAGCCGCCGCAGCAAGCGCCCGAGGAGGCCGCGCAGAGCGCGCCGGCGGCGGGGAAACGGCGGCGGCGACCTCGCAGAACTCGGAGGCGCGAGGGCGGCAGGGAACTGGGGAGTACGCCCGCGCCCCCCAACAAGCGGCAGAAGACGGACGACGAGGACGAGGACGAGGGCGCAGGTGGGGCCTCGCGGGGCTGGGCGGGGTCCTGAACTCGGGGCCGCGTGGTGCTGACAGCCGTCCGGCCCCGCTTCTGCCGCGCAGAGAGCGGTGAGGAGACGCCGGCGGAGAGCAGCGTGGGCGCCGAAGCCGCAGGATCGCCGGAGGGCCGGGGCGGACCGCCCCCCGAAGAGGCCTCTAGACCCCTAACCCACTCCCTGGTGCTCGGGGGCTTCGGGAGAAGCAAGGTGCCAAAGGTGAGAGGCCCGGGGGAGGCTGCAGAGCTGGGGTGACTGTCGTTAACGCGGCTCTTGTTCGTGGAACAGCTTGGAGGACGGTGCTTGCACCTGGTGGGTGTCAGGTTTGTGTTCAGTGAGTGCATTATTGAGTAGGCTGACTACTACGCCTCAGCTGTTTTGTCTGCGGTGGCTACTAATCGTTTGAGTTCTGTGCAAGCTCAGCGTTTCTACCTTCAATTGTAAAACTTGTCTTTTTTCATAATCTATGAGATCGACTTGGTTTCTGTGCTGCTGTCACAGAGATCTCTAAACAGCTTCACTTCCTTGGTGCACATTTAAGGAGGTTCTACTGTGCTCACTTGCTTTCCAAACAAACAGGAGATTCTACCTGGGAGTTGCAGCTTTATCTTAGCGCAAGAGATTTCAGTGAACAAATACTGGAGCTAAAGCGTGTTTGGATGGTGACAGTCACTAGGAAAAATAAGAGACGCTTGGCAGAGTCCGTGTGAAGagatccactttttttttttcttttagttttatcagagtattgttgatttacagcGTTTTGTTAATTGctgctatatagcaaaatgagtcagttatatatttgttgttcagttgctcagttgtgtctgactctttgccaccccatggactgcaacacgccaggcttccctggccttcaccatctcccagagcttgctcaaactcatgtccattaagtcggtgatgccatccaaccatcttggcctgccttcaatcctgccttcaatctttcccagcatcagggtcttttttaatgagtcagcactttgcatcaggtggccagagtattggagtttcagctttagcatcagtccttccaatgaatattcaggactgatttcctttaggatggactggttggatctccttgcagtccaagggactctcaggaatcttctctaacaccacagttcaaaagcatcagttttttggcgctcagccttctttatggtccaactctcatatccatacatgacttctggaaaaacaatacccttgactatatggacctttgttggcaaagtaatgtttctgctttttaatacgctgtctaggtttgtcatagcttttcttccaaggagcaagcattttatatccattctcttttagattctattcccatatagctTATTAGAGAGTATggaatagagtttcctgtgctgtagagTAGGTTCTTATTGGGAGATCCACATTGAGTTGGGATCTGTCTTTCTCAAAGACAGAAATCAGCCTAGTTAAGATGGGAGAAGAGGGGCAGGGAAGTGTGTACCAGGCAGAAGGCTGGATTggagcaaaggccctgaggtagtaATGAGCTTAGTGTATAAAAAGCATGGAGGGGATTGTATACTTGAGGGGCAAGAAACTGCCAGGTCACGGGGCCCTGGAGCTGTGGCTCAGAGCACAGATATTTTTAGAGCGTGGATCTTATCGTAGGTGTGAAGGTAAGTCCCTGGGTGGTTTGTTTGGCTCAGGGAGTGGCATATTTTGGATTGTATTTCTCAGTTCCTTTAAATGTCACATGGAGAGTGAGTTGTAGGGGTCAGGGAAAAGCTGGGgactccctgatggtccagtgattaggattccacactttcactgccaaggacctggatttgatccctgagggttcaatccctgaacaACAACTCAGATCCCATAAGCCGTGCAGAAGAAAAAGAGCTGGGAGAAGTTTGAAGCCTTGCCTGTTTCTATAGCCTCTTTAGCCTGTGTTTTGAGTTCTTGGCTTCCCAGGCCTTGCCCAGCTGGTTCTGGAGAATTTACCCGGTCTTTCTCTTCTGTCCTTTGTGATAGGTCCAGCCTTTCCTGCCAGTGTGGTTGGCTCAGCCAAGCTGCGTTGGAAAGAATGTAACTGAAGGCTTGGTGCCTATCGAAGACATCCCTGAAGTTCACCCAGACCTGCAGAAGAAGCTGCGGGCACAGGGCATCTCATCCTACTTTCCAGGTGCCCCAGCCCTGGGCGGGTGGACTGGAGATGGGGGTGGGTTTCCTTCTAGAGCATGCTCAGAGCCATGCAGGGCCTCACTCAGCAGCTGCCAACACAGGCAGCCCCTGTACACGTCCAGTGTCGGGTGTGGAGTTGGTCTTAGCAGCTTTAGCCTCTTTGACACTCCTGGAGGCCCTGGTGCCGACCCTGAGGCAGAGCCCAGCCTAGAGGTCATGGATGGGGAAGACGCTACTTCTGGCCTCAGAGCCTGTGCTGATCCTGGGTGTCCCTGCACAGACATGACCTGCCTCTCGCCCTTCCCTGTCCAGTGCAGGCTGCAGTGATTCCTGCTCTCCTAGAGAGCACAGCCAATGGGTTTCTGGTCAGCAGAGGCGGCTACCGGCCTAGCGACCTCTGTGTTTCTGCCCCAACGGGCAGTGGGAAGACCCTGGCCTTCATCATCCCTGTGGTGCAGGTAAGTGCAAGGACCCCTCACCCTCCGGTCAGGCATGCAGGCAGGGAGCGACCCTGCTGACACGGGCGGTCGTCCTCCTCTGCAGGCCCTGCTACATCGAGCCGTGTGCCAGGTTCGTGCCCTGGTTGTGCTGCCAACCAAGGAGCTGGCCCAGCAGGTACGTGGACCCCATTCCTGGAGGTCAGATccagggtctttgttgctgcaggggGGCCTCAGATCACACTGGTGATGGCCACTCCTCTTCCAGGTGAGCAAAGTGTTCAACGTCTACACGGATGCCACTCCTCTTCGAGTGGCCCTGATCACCGGGCAGAAGTCGCTGGCTAAGGAGCAGGAGAGCCTCGTGCAGAAGACGTAGGTCCCACTGGGCTGTGGGCACCTCGGGGAGGCAGGCTCACTTTGTGCAGCTGAGCTGGAGCCATCTGGCCCCAGGGGAATGGGAGCGACTACTATCCACAGGGTCCCCACATAGGAGGGGTCAGTGCCAGGGGACCTTGCTGAGCCACCCTCTGCTCCACAGAGCAGACGGCTTCCGCTGCCTGGCTGACATCATGGTGGCCACCCCTGGCCGCCTGGTGGACCACGTCGACCAGACCCCAGGATTCAGCCTCCAGCACCTCCGCTTCCTGGTAGGTCACCCGCCTGGAGGGAGGCCCGGGCCGAGAGCTGAAGCTGACCTTAGCTTCCTGTCTCCTGCAGATCATTGATGAGGCTGACCGCATGATTGACAGCATGCACCAGTCCTGGCTGCCACGGGTGGTGGCTGCTGCCTTTCCCAGTGAGGGCCCCAAGGATCCCTGTGCTCTGCTCCAGAGAACGCAGCCCCGGGTGGTGACTGCTGCCAGGTACCCAGCCCTGAGGTCACTCTGCTCCCGGCCCAGTGGGGCTGCCCTGAGCTGGTCCCTCGAGCTGTCCGCGCTGGCTGGAGGGGCTGCTGGTTGGGCTGTGGCTGCTTTTCCAGTACCCCATTCCCTTTCAGCATGTGCTATCCTCAGATGCCCCTGCAGAAGCTACTCTTCTCAGCCACCCTGACCCAGAACCCTGAAAAGCTGCAGCAGCTTGGCCTTTACCAGCCCCGGCTCTTCTCAACGGGGTCAGCGTATACGGCCCCCAGCGACCCTGGCATTGACGTGGATGGGGACTCAGGTGGGAAGTACACCTTCCCTGTAGGGCTCACGGTGAGCAGGgtactgggggtggggagggggcgcaTCTAGGCACCCGGGCCTGGCCAACCCCATGCCGTCCCATACAGCATCACTACGTGCCCTGCAGTCTCCGCTTCAAGCCATTGGTCGTCCTGCATCTGATTTTGGAAATGAACTTCTCACGGGTCCTCTGTTTTACCAACTCCCGCGAGAACTCACACAGGTGAGGCCTGACTGCCCAGGGCAGGGACAGGAGCAGAGGCAGAGGTCATTCTGGCCCCAGCCCACTGGGCTCtggcttctcccttccaggctgttcctGCTGGTCCAGGCTTTCGGGGGTGTGACCGTGGCCGAGTTCTCCTCCCGCTATGGGCCTGGCCAGAGGAAGAGCATCTTGAAGCAGTTTGAGCAGGGAAAGATCCAGCTGTGAGTACCTGGCAAGGAAGGCTGGGTCCTGCTCTGGGGAGGGGTGCTCACTCAGGGGTCAGCTGGGTCCCTGAAGGTCTCCTTGTGCAGGAAATGCGCCTCTGGACTTCATGAAGTGTCCCGTGCAGACTGGGAGTGGGGGTGTGTCACTGCTCCTGGCCTTGGACAGGACCCACAGCCCCTTGTATCCCGGCAGTCTCATTAGCACTGACGCCACGGCCCGTGGCATCGACGTGCAGGGCGTGCAGCTGGTGGTCAACTACGATGCCCCCCAGTATCTGCGGACCTACGTGCACAGGTGTGGGCCTGACCCTGGGTCTGGAGGCAGGGGGGGCCTGGGGAGGAACCACATTTCCCTCAGATCCCTAAGGGGTTGGGGGCCAGCGCTCTGCAGTAGCTGTGCTTGCTTTCAGGGTTGGAAGAACTGCCCGTGCAGGAAAATCCGGGCAGGCCTTCACACTGCTCCTTAAAGTGCAGGTCAGTCTGTGTGGTCTCCGCAGGAGGCCAGGGCCAGGTTCTGCCCGGGGCGGagcagggtggggcagggaggaacCTCATTCCCTCGTGTTCTTCCCTCCAGGAGAGGAGGTTCCTCCGCATGCTTGAGGAAGGTGGGGTGCCCGGGCTGGAGCGGCATGACACCCCCAGTGAGCTCCTGCAGCCGCTGGTTCCACGGTACGAGGAGGCCTTGTCCCTGCTGGAGAAGGCCGTCAAGGTGAGGGGCCGACTGCGGGGGCTCGTCTCTCATGGAAACCCGAGGTGGTGGGTGGAGATGGGGCGGGGAGGCCCACGGCTGGGCTCACTTTCTGAGCAGGCTCAGGGCATCTTGGG
It encodes:
- the DDX51 gene encoding LOW QUALITY PROTEIN: ATP-dependent RNA helicase DDX51 (The sequence of the model RefSeq protein was modified relative to this genomic sequence to represent the inferred CDS: substituted 1 base at 1 genomic stop codon); protein product: MALFHVARYAGPEAAGAEAEADGRARALLERLQCRARERQLQKQPPQQAPEEAAQSAPAAGKRRRRPRRTRRREGGRELGSTPAPPNKRQKTDDEDEDEGAGGASRGWAGSXTRGRVVLTAVRPRFCRAESGEETPAESSVGAEAAGSPEGRGGPPPEEASRPLTHSLVLGGFGRSKVPKVQPFLPVWLAQPSCVGKNVTEGLVPIEDIPEVHPDLQKKLRAQGISSYFPVQAAVIPALLESTANGFLVSRGGYRPSDLCVSAPTGSGKTLAFIIPVVQALLHRAVCQVRALVVLPTKELAQQVSKVFNVYTDATPLRVALITGQKSLAKEQESLVQKTADGFRCLADIMVATPGRLVDHVDQTPGFSLQHLRFLIIDEADRMIDSMHQSWLPRVVAAAFPSEGPKDPCALLQRTQPRVVTAASMCYPQMPLQKLLFSATLTQNPEKLQQLGLYQPRLFSTGSAYTAPSDPGIDVDGDSGGKYTFPVGLTHHYVPCSLRFKPLVVLHLILEMNFSRVLCFTNSRENSHRLFLLVQAFGGVTVAEFSSRYGPGQRKSILKQFEQGKIQLLISTDATARGIDVQGVQLVVNYDAPQYLRTYVHRVGRTARAGKSGQAFTLLLKVQERRFLRMLEEGGVPGLERHDTPSELLQPLVPRYEEALSLLEKAVKEERKQKAA